TGGATACCCGCCTCGAGGGGGTGCGGGCCTACCACTGGGACCTGGTCCAGTTCTGCCAGAGGGGGCTCCTCCCCTTCCTCTTCGCCGACCGCTCGGCCATGTCCAACCTGGGCTTCCTGGTGGCCCACGTGACGGAGCGGCTGAGGAGGCTAGCCGAGGGGCAGAAGGGGCCAGGCCTCCTGGTGGGGGACTGGCCCGGGGAGGAGCTCCCCGAGGAGGTCAACTTTGACGCCTTGGGCAAGGTGCGCCTGAAGAGCTTCGCCCACCTGGTGCGCTACGTGGAGTACAAGCTCCTGGGCCCGGAGACGGGGGAAGGGGAGGGGGATAAGGGGTGGGTGGCCCGGCAGGCCCGGGGCACCCTCGAGGCCTTTGTCCGCCGCCTTTGGGCCAGCGTGGAGGGCGTGGGCCACCTCGTCCGGGGGGACCGGCCCGGCAACCCCCCAGACCCCCTCAAGGGGGAGCAGGTTCACGTGGTGGACCTGGCCAAGCTCTCCCCCCAGGCCCAGATGTTCGTGGTGGGGAGCCTCCTCAAGGACCTCTTTGAGCGCAAGGAAAGGGGGCAGTACCGGGGCCGGGTCTTCATCGTCCTGGACGAGCTCAACAAGTACGCTCCCCGGGAGGAGGAGGGCCCCATCAAGGACATCCTCCTGGACATCGCCGAGAGGGGCCGCTCCTTGGGGGTCATCCTCATCGGGGCCCAGCAGACGGCAAGCGAGGTGGAGCGCAGGGTGGTGGGGAACGCCGCCATCCGCGTGGTGGGCCGCCTGGACGCCGCCGAGGCCGAGAGGCCTGAGTACCGCTACCTCCCCGCCTCCTTCCGTCAAAGGGCCCTCATCCTCCCCCAGGGGGCGGTGATCCTCCACCAGCCCGAGATCCCCGTTCCCCTCCTCCTCCGCTTCCCCTTCCCCGCCTGGGCCACCAAGCGGGAGGAGGTCCTGGAGGACAACTCCGCCGAGGCCTTGAGGCGGGAGCTCTTCTAGGGAATCCGCACCTCCAGGTCCTCCTGGGGAAAGCGGGCATCAAAGGCGTAGACCACTCCTCCAGGCCCCGCTTGGGCCCAAAGCAGGGCGTCGGCGAAGGACACCCGGGCGGAGGGACAGCAGAGGAGGAGGGCCTCGAGGGCCCACTCCTCGTCCACATCCCTAGGGGTGAGGTTTTTCCTGAGGAGAAGGCCCATGAGGGCGTCCACCACGCGCTCGCGGGGGATGCGGTAAACGGAGGTCAGGACGTAGGCCGTCTCCACCAGGACCAAGGCGGTGAGGCCCACCTCTTCCCCCTCAAGGGGGCGGGCTGCCCGCTCCGCCTTTTCCGGATCGTCTCCGGTGAGGTAGCGCACGAGGACGCTGGTGTCCACCAGGGGAATGGGCCTTTTCACCCTAGGGATGCCCTCCAGGCGGCTTCCTTGGCCTCCGGCCACGCCTCGTCCCCCACCCGGACCGCGGTGTAGGGGGCCAGGATGCCCTTGAGGCTTTTGTCCTCAGGAGGGAGAAAGACGAGTTCCACCCGGTTGCCCACCAAGCGCTGGAGGACCCGCCAGCCGGGCCCTACGCCCAGGCGCTCCCGGATGCGCTTTTGGATGACCACTTGGCCCTTTGGTCCTACCTTGACCCCTTGAGGCTAACTTCCTAGGTATAACTCCCCGCCCTAGCCCTTTGGGAGTAAGCTAACCCCGTATGAAGAAGACCCCGCTCTACCAGGCCCACCTGCGCCACGGGGGGCGGATGGTGGCCTTCGCGGGCTACGCCCTCCCCCTCCAGTACACCTCCATCGTAGAAGAGCACCTGGCCGTGCGCAGGGAGGCTGGGCTCTTTGACGTGAGCCACATGGGGGAGTTCCTCATCCAGGGCCCCGAGGCCCTGGCCTTTCTCCAGTGGGCCACGGCGAACGACGCCGGGAGGCTTAGGGTGGGCCGGGCCCAGTACTCCATGCTCCCCAACGGGAAGGGGGGTGTGGTGGACGACGTCTACCTCTACCGCCTGGGGGAGGAGGCCTACCTCATGGTGGTGAACGCCGCCAACATCGCCAAGGACTTCGCCCACCTCAGCGCCTTGGCCCAGGGCTTCCGGGTGGAGCTAAAGGACCTCTCTGAGGAGACCGCCCTCCTGGCCCTCCAGGGGCCCAAGGCGGCCGGGATCCTCCAGGGCCTGACGGGGGCGGACCTCTCCTCCCGCAAGAAGAACGACGTCTTCCAGGCCGAGGTGGCGGAGAGGCCTGCCCGCCTGGCCCGCACCGGGTACACCGGGGAGGACGGGTTTGAGATCTTCCTCGCCCCGGAGGACGCCGAGGCGGTCTTTGAGGCCCTCTTGCAGGCGGGGGCCAGGCCCTCGGGCCTTGGGGCCCGGGACACCCTGAGGCTCGAGGCGGGCTTCCCCCTTTACGGCCACGAGCTCACCGAGGAGACCAACCCCCTCTGTACCCCCTGGGCCTGGGTGGTGAAAAAGGAGAAGGACTTCTTGGGCAGGGAGGCCATGGTGCAAGGGGTGTGCCAGGAAAAGCTTCTGGGCCTGGTCCTGGAGACGGGCATCCCCCGGGAGGGGTACCCCGTCCTTTCCGGGGGCGCCCCGTGGGCCGGGTGACGAGCGGGGGCTACTCCCCCCTTTTGGAGAGGGGCATCGCCTTAGCCTACGTGGAGAAGGAGGCGGAGGAGCCCTTCTTCGTGGAGGTACGCGGGCGGGCTGTCCCTGCCTCCCCCAGCCCCCTTCCCTTCGTGCCGCTAAAATAGCGGGGGTTAGGAGGCGCCATGGACATTCTGAAGGACCGCTTCTACACCAAGACCCATGAGTGGGCCCTGCCCGAAGGGGACACGGTGCTGGTGGGCATCACGGACTACGCCCAGGACGCCCTGGGGGACATCGTGTACGTGGAGCTCCCCCAGGTGGGACGGGCGGTGGAGGCCGGGGAGGCCCTCGCCGTGGTAGAGAGCGTGAAGACCGCCTCCGACATCTACGCCCCGGTGGCGGGGGAGGTGGTGGAGGTGAACCTGGCCCTGGAGAAGAACCCCGAGCTCGTCAACCAGGACCCCTACGGGGAGGGCTGGATCTTCCGCCTGAGACCCCGGGACATGGCCGATCTGGACGGGCTTTTGGACGCGGAGGGCTACCAGGCGGCGCTGGAGAGCGCCTAGGAGCGCGGGGTTGGCGGGCCTTCCCTGCGCCCGGGGCAGTAGGCCCTCTCTGTGGTCCCGGGCCTAGTGGCCTGGGGATTTTGCCGGAGGATGATCCTTATGGACTACACGCCCCACACCGAAGAGGAGATCCGGGCCATGCTGGCGAAGGTGGGGGCGGAGGGCCTCGAGGACCTCTACGCCCACCTCCCCAAGGAGGTCCTAAACCCCCCCATCGCCCTCCCCGAGCCCATGCCGGAGTGGAGGGTGTTGGAGGAACTGGCCCGCCTGGCCGAGGCCAACCTCCCCGCCAGGAAGGCCTTTCTGGGAGGGGGGGTCCGGGCCCACCACGTGCCCCCCGTGGTCCAGGCCCTGGGAAGCCGGGGGGAGTTCCTCACCGCCTACACCCCCTACCAGCCCGAGGTGAGCCAGGGAGTCCTGCAGGCCATCTTTGAGTACCAGACCATGATCGCCGAGCTCACCGGGCTGGAGGTGGCCAACGCCTCCATGTACGACGGCGCCACGGCCCTGGCGGAAGGGGTCCTCCTGGCCCTAAGGGAGACGGGGCGGATGGGCGTCCTGGTCTCCCAGGGGGTCCACCCGGAGTACCGGGAGGTCCTCAGGACCTACCTGGAGGCGGTGGGGGCGGAGCTCACCACCCTTCCCCTGGAGGGGGGGAGGACCCCTACCCCGGAGGTGCCCGAGGGGGTGGGGGCGGTGGTGGCCCAGAACCCCAACTTCCTGGGGGCCCTGGAGGACCTCTCCCCCCTGGCGGAGGCCGCCCACCGGGCGGGGGCCCTCTTCGTGGCCGTGGCCGACCCCCTCTCCCTCGCCCTCCTCAAGCCCCCCGGGGCCTTGGGGGCGGACATCGCCGTGGGGGACGGCCAGGTCCTGGGCCTGCCCCTGGGCTATGGCGGGCCCCACTTCGGCTTCCTGGCCACCAAGAAGGCCTTCGTGCGCCAACTTCCCGGGAGGCTGGTCTCGGAGACCGTGGACGTGGAGGGGAGGCGGGGCTTCCTCCTCACCCTCCAGGCCCGGGAGCAGTACATCAGGCGGGCCAAGGCCAAGAGCAACATCACCACCAACGCCCAGCTCACCGCCCTCATGGGGGCCATGTACCTGGCGGCCCTGGGGCCTATGGGCCTAAAGGAGGTGGCCCTGAAGGGGGTGGCCATGGCCCACCGCCTCCGGGAACTCCTCCTCGCCCTCCCCGGGGTGGAGGCCTTCACCCCCGAGCCCTTCTTCCAGGAGTTCGCCCTAAGGCTCCCCAAGGACCCCCTGGAGGTGCGCCGCGCCCTGGCGGAGCGGGGCCTCCATGGGGCCTTGCCCGTGCCCCGGGAGTACGGGAGGCACCTGGCCCTTTTCGCCGCCACCGAGCTCCACGAGGAGGAGGACCTCCTGGCCTTGCGGGAGGCCCTAGAGGAGGTGCTATGAACTACCCCCTGATCTACGAGCGGAGCCGCAAGGGAAGGCGTGGCCTCAGGCTGGTGAAGGCGGTGCCCAAGGCGGAGGACTACATCCCCAAGGCCTTCCTGCGGGAAGACCCTCCCCGCCTTCCCGAGGTGGACGAGCTCACCCTGGTGCGCCACTACACCGGGCTTTCCCGCCGCCAGGTGGGGGTGGACACCACCTTCTACCCCTTGGGAAGCTGCACCATGAAGTACAACCCCAAGCTCCACGAGGAGGCAGCCCGCCTCTTCGCCCACCTCCACCCCTACCAGGACCCGGGGACGGCCCAGGGGGCCCTGAGGCTCATGTGGGAGCTCGGGGAGTACCTGAAGGCCCTCACGGGCATGGAGGCCATCACCCTAGAGCCCGCCGCCGGGGCCCACGGGGAGCTCACGGGGATCCTCATCATCCGGGCCTACCACGAGGACCGGGGGGAGGGGAGGACGAGGCGGGTGGTCCTGGTGCCCGACTCCGCCCACGGCTCCAACCCCGCCACCGCCAGCATGGCGGGCTACCAGGTGAGGGAGGTCCCCTCCGGGCCCGATGGGGAGGTGGACCTCGAGGCCCTGAAGCGGGAGCTCTCCCCCCACGTGGCCGCCATCATGCTCACCAACCCCAACACCCTGGGCCTCTTTGAGAGGCGCATCCTGGAGATCTCCCGCCTGGCCAAGGAGGCTGGAGCCCAGCTCTACTACGACGGGGCCAACCTGAACGCCATCCTGGGCTGGGCCAGGCCCGGGGACATGGGCTTTGACGTGGTCCACCTGAACCTGCACAAGACCTTCACCGTGCCCCACGGGGGCGGGGGGCCGGGTTCGGGCCCCGTGGGGGTGAAGGCCCACCTGGCCCCCTACCTGCCCGTGCCCACGGTGGAGCGGGGGGAGGAGGGCTTCTACCTGGACTTCGGGCGGCCCAAGAGCATCGGGAGGGTCAGGAGCTTCCACGGGAACTTCCTGGCCCTGGTGCGGGCCTGGGCCTACATCCGCACCCTGGGGCTAGAGGGCCTTAGGAAGGCCGCCGCCCTCTCGGTGCTCAACGCCCGCTACCTGAAGGAGCTTTTGAAGGAGCGGGGCTACCGCATCCCCTACGAGGGGCCCTGCATGCACGAGTTCGTGGCCCAGCCGCCCCAGGGCTTCCGCGCCCTGGACCTGGCCAAGGGGCTTCTGGAGCTGGGCTTCCACCCCCCCACGGTCTACTTTCCCCTCATCGTCAGGGAGGCCCTCATGGTGGAGCCCACGGAGACGGAGGGCAAGGAGACCCTCGAGGCCTTCGCCGAGGCCATGGGGGAACTCCTCAAGAGGCCCAGGGAGTGGCTGGAAGGGGCTCCCTACACCACCCCGGTCCGCCGCCTGGACGAGCTTAGGGCCAACAAGACCCCCAAGCTCACCTACTTTGACGAGGGGTAGCCCCTACCGGCCATCCCCTGGGAGCCGAGGAGGCCGTCCGTCGGGCTTTTCATAGCCCAAAATACCCCCTGGCCTCGGCCACGTCCTTCGCGATCTGGGCCTTCAGGTCCTCTAGGGAGGGGAAGCGCCTCTCCTCCCGAAGCCTTTTCAGGAAGCGCACCCGCACCTCCTCCCCGTAGAGGTCCCCCAGGAAGCCCAGGAGGTGGACCTCAAGCCGCCGCTCCTCCCCTCCCAAGGTGGGCCTCGTGCCCACGTTGGCCACGCCCTTGTACCGCCCAAAGGCCCCTTCCGCCTCCACCGCGAAGACCCCTGGGGGGAGGACCTTCAAGGGGTGGACCGCCAGGTTGGCGGTGGGGAAGCCCAGCCTCCGCCCCATCCCGTCCCCCTCCACCACCACCCCGTAGGCGCCGTAGGGACGGCCCAGGAGGTGGCGGGCCTCCTCTACCTGGCCCCCCTTGAGGAGGTCCCGGATGCGGCTAGACTTCACCACCTCCCCCCCAAGTTCCAGGAGGGGGACCGCCTTCACCGGGGCCACCTTTTCCAGGGCCTCTGGGGTTCCCGCCCGGCCCTGGCCGAAGCGGAAGTCCTCCCCCACGTAGATGGCCTCGGCCCCAAGGGCCTTTAGGTCCTCCAAGAAGGCCTCGGCGCTTCTCCTGGCGAAGGCCTCGTTGAAGGGGACGGCGAGGATCAGCTCCACCCCCAGGGCCTTCAGGGCCTCCACCTTCTCCTCGAGGTCCATGAGAAAACCCTCCCCCCGGGTGAAGACCTTGGTGGGGGGGTCAAAGGTGTAGACCAAGAGGGGCAGGTGGCGGGCCTTGGCCTCGGCGAGGGCTTGGCGCAGGAGGTGCTGGTGGCCCAGGTGCACCCCGTCAAAGGAGCCCACGGCCA
The genomic region above belongs to Thermus sediminis and contains:
- a CDS encoding ATP-binding protein — translated: MERIGVVLGRREATPLEFWVGVEGEGLLRLDDLVVVEGFHPKVGRVRYFGMVDHVAKVHEGEAYDTDTFLAVAGRIPVSLAYVAHVSVTRILPEEFFPPDPGSPVYLAQGLDLELALYYDAMKNQKGSTRLPAGLLPNGEVAYLNLEFLNGVKGGHVNISGISGVAAKTSYATFLLKSLLESGVLEDAHQAKVLLFNVKGEDLFFLDKPNARLTEEAKEAYARLGLPATPFGSVAFLAPPKKEGYVPDLDTRLEGVRAYHWDLVQFCQRGLLPFLFADRSAMSNLGFLVAHVTERLRRLAEGQKGPGLLVGDWPGEELPEEVNFDALGKVRLKSFAHLVRYVEYKLLGPETGEGEGDKGWVARQARGTLEAFVRRLWASVEGVGHLVRGDRPGNPPDPLKGEQVHVVDLAKLSPQAQMFVVGSLLKDLFERKERGQYRGRVFIVLDELNKYAPREEEGPIKDILLDIAERGRSLGVILIGAQQTASEVERRVVGNAAIRVVGRLDAAEAERPEYRYLPASFRQRALILPQGAVILHQPEIPVPLLLRFPFPAWATKREEVLEDNSAEALRRELF
- a CDS encoding PIN domain-containing protein; this translates as MAGGQGSRLEGIPRVKRPIPLVDTSVLVRYLTGDDPEKAERAARPLEGEEVGLTALVLVETAYVLTSVYRIPRERVVDALMGLLLRKNLTPRDVDEEWALEALLLCCPSARVSFADALLWAQAGPGGVVYAFDARFPQEDLEVRIP
- a CDS encoding AbrB family transcriptional regulator; translation: MVIQKRIRERLGVGPGWRVLQRLVGNRVELVFLPPEDKSLKGILAPYTAVRVGDEAWPEAKEAAWRASLG
- the gcvH gene encoding glycine cleavage system protein GcvH → MDILKDRFYTKTHEWALPEGDTVLVGITDYAQDALGDIVYVELPQVGRAVEAGEALAVVESVKTASDIYAPVAGEVVEVNLALEKNPELVNQDPYGEGWIFRLRPRDMADLDGLLDAEGYQAALESA
- the gcvPA gene encoding aminomethyl-transferring glycine dehydrogenase subunit GcvPA, translated to MDYTPHTEEEIRAMLAKVGAEGLEDLYAHLPKEVLNPPIALPEPMPEWRVLEELARLAEANLPARKAFLGGGVRAHHVPPVVQALGSRGEFLTAYTPYQPEVSQGVLQAIFEYQTMIAELTGLEVANASMYDGATALAEGVLLALRETGRMGVLVSQGVHPEYREVLRTYLEAVGAELTTLPLEGGRTPTPEVPEGVGAVVAQNPNFLGALEDLSPLAEAAHRAGALFVAVADPLSLALLKPPGALGADIAVGDGQVLGLPLGYGGPHFGFLATKKAFVRQLPGRLVSETVDVEGRRGFLLTLQAREQYIRRAKAKSNITTNAQLTALMGAMYLAALGPMGLKEVALKGVAMAHRLRELLLALPGVEAFTPEPFFQEFALRLPKDPLEVRRALAERGLHGALPVPREYGRHLALFAATELHEEEDLLALREALEEVL
- the gcvPB gene encoding aminomethyl-transferring glycine dehydrogenase subunit GcvPB; translation: MNYPLIYERSRKGRRGLRLVKAVPKAEDYIPKAFLREDPPRLPEVDELTLVRHYTGLSRRQVGVDTTFYPLGSCTMKYNPKLHEEAARLFAHLHPYQDPGTAQGALRLMWELGEYLKALTGMEAITLEPAAGAHGELTGILIIRAYHEDRGEGRTRRVVLVPDSAHGSNPATASMAGYQVREVPSGPDGEVDLEALKRELSPHVAAIMLTNPNTLGLFERRILEISRLAKEAGAQLYYDGANLNAILGWARPGDMGFDVVHLNLHKTFTVPHGGGGPGSGPVGVKAHLAPYLPVPTVERGEEGFYLDFGRPKSIGRVRSFHGNFLALVRAWAYIRTLGLEGLRKAAALSVLNARYLKELLKERGYRIPYEGPCMHEFVAQPPQGFRALDLAKGLLELGFHPPTVYFPLIVREALMVEPTETEGKETLEAFAEAMGELLKRPREWLEGAPYTTPVRRLDELRANKTPKLTYFDEG
- the ribF gene encoding riboflavin biosynthesis protein RibF is translated as MLFSEVADVPRGPKVVAVGSFDGVHLGHQHLLRQALAEAKARHLPLLVYTFDPPTKVFTRGEGFLMDLEEKVEALKALGVELILAVPFNEAFARRSAEAFLEDLKALGAEAIYVGEDFRFGQGRAGTPEALEKVAPVKAVPLLELGGEVVKSSRIRDLLKGGQVEEARHLLGRPYGAYGVVVEGDGMGRRLGFPTANLAVHPLKVLPPGVFAVEAEGAFGRYKGVANVGTRPTLGGEERRLEVHLLGFLGDLYGEEVRVRFLKRLREERRFPSLEDLKAQIAKDVAEARGYFGL